The Streptomyces sp. DH-12 genome has a window encoding:
- a CDS encoding site-specific DNA-methyltransferase, with protein sequence MESPQAISIPRQQRVAEVHEGDAYDLMGKLPHESVDLIITSPPYWGLRTYGLTHNENILQEWLAEGGTKEQAPSYDWYRLHGGCLGMEPMPEWYVSNLVEFFQRGAAALKPGGSLWVNIGDTYFARWSSIRLDGRQGLGDNPRMRRKTPMGGFRQEKQLLLIPARFAIAMQENRWILRNDLIWEKRNVPPRPEKDRLRLAHEHFYHFVKRPKEGRAKYYYDMSAVEAGARDVVTVNAAPGSDGHSATFPVKLIEPRILSSCPPGGLVLDPFCGTGRALSVAVENGRRALGFEITSHFSASARKNISGGLAVDEEEPDTMVVEQSEDALF encoded by the coding sequence ATGGAAAGTCCCCAGGCAATCTCAATCCCTCGCCAACAGCGCGTAGCTGAAGTGCACGAAGGAGATGCCTACGACCTAATGGGAAAGCTCCCGCATGAATCCGTTGACCTAATTATCACGTCGCCTCCGTATTGGGGGCTTCGGACCTACGGCCTAACTCACAACGAAAATATCCTGCAAGAGTGGCTGGCTGAGGGGGGGACCAAAGAGCAGGCGCCATCCTATGATTGGTATCGACTGCACGGGGGATGCTTGGGGATGGAACCCATGCCTGAGTGGTACGTGTCCAACCTTGTCGAATTCTTCCAGCGAGGTGCAGCTGCACTCAAGCCTGGCGGGAGCCTGTGGGTAAATATTGGTGACACTTATTTTGCGCGCTGGTCGAGCATTAGGCTGGATGGCAGGCAAGGGCTGGGAGATAATCCACGGATGCGCCGGAAGACCCCTATGGGTGGTTTCCGGCAGGAGAAGCAACTCCTTCTAATTCCGGCGCGTTTCGCGATTGCCATGCAGGAGAATCGTTGGATCCTGCGCAATGATCTTATTTGGGAGAAGCGTAATGTGCCACCCAGGCCCGAAAAGGATCGGCTTCGCTTGGCGCACGAGCACTTCTACCACTTCGTGAAGCGCCCCAAGGAGGGGCGAGCCAAGTACTACTACGACATGTCAGCGGTAGAGGCCGGCGCGCGTGACGTCGTAACTGTCAACGCAGCGCCAGGTTCTGACGGGCACTCGGCCACTTTCCCTGTTAAGTTGATTGAACCTAGAATCCTCAGCTCATGCCCGCCTGGTGGCCTCGTCCTGGACCCCTTCTGCGGAACAGGTCGCGCGCTTTCTGTTGCTGTGGAAAATGGAAGGCGGGCCCTCGGCTTCGAAATTACATCGCACTTCTCAGCCTCTGCGCGAAAAAACATCTCGGGCGGACTCGCAGTGGACGAAGAGGAACCCGACACCATGGTCGTTGAACAGAGCGAGGATGCACTCTTCTAA
- a CDS encoding NotI family restriction endonuclease — protein MEIYGYPHDSTTPEAQAAQEAEHCPFSGGSCEKKKQYGFGYCSVTYRANWDEQQHTYAVCDHRLDGRPTQWAMRDYFGDQHAYLVPEVTVTQRPKLNLDYVAYTTDVSRPGEIKAIAIETQAIDLRGGGVGPAFKAWEAGEPGEWREYFTREATKKNRPDTVDYGVNTSNVYKRLGTQVAEKGTYLQQISVPLYVVMQQKILEQLRDRVNFTPLSDSDPWNITFMGFDYNGTLLDDGRLAMPHVETVRTSIEDYTRAMFSGGNSPITRGEFVAKVKRKAAAQLRQRQSDSRIF, from the coding sequence GTGGAGATCTACGGCTATCCGCATGATTCCACGACCCCGGAAGCACAAGCCGCCCAAGAAGCGGAACACTGCCCCTTCTCTGGCGGCTCCTGCGAAAAGAAGAAGCAGTATGGATTCGGCTACTGTTCCGTGACATACCGAGCCAACTGGGACGAACAGCAACACACCTACGCTGTATGTGACCACAGGCTCGACGGTAGGCCCACCCAGTGGGCAATGCGCGATTACTTCGGCGACCAGCATGCCTATCTGGTGCCGGAGGTCACCGTGACGCAGCGACCGAAACTGAACCTCGACTATGTTGCCTACACAACCGATGTTAGTCGACCCGGTGAGATCAAGGCGATCGCCATCGAAACTCAGGCCATCGATCTGCGCGGCGGGGGCGTGGGCCCTGCCTTCAAAGCTTGGGAAGCTGGTGAGCCAGGCGAATGGCGAGAGTACTTCACAAGGGAAGCTACCAAGAAAAACCGGCCAGACACAGTCGATTATGGAGTGAATACCAGTAATGTTTACAAGAGGCTCGGCACGCAAGTAGCCGAGAAGGGAACTTACCTACAACAGATATCCGTGCCCCTCTATGTAGTAATGCAGCAAAAAATCCTCGAACAGCTCAGAGATCGCGTTAATTTCACGCCCCTAAGTGATTCCGACCCGTGGAATATAACCTTCATGGGTTTTGATTACAACGGAACGCTTCTTGATGACGGTCGACTCGCAATGCCACACGTGGAGACTGTGCGAACCAGCATTGAAGACTACACTCGGGCGATGTTTTCAGGCGGAAACTCACCCATCACCCGAGGCGAGTTTGTCGCGAAAGTGAAGCGTAAGGCCGCTGCGCAGTTGCGACAGCGCCAGAGTGACTCTCGCATCTTTTAG
- a CDS encoding mobile element transfer protein, whose protein sequence is MPARDFFHSVMRIGPVQIGTHRDRNGTTKHAAVCSSDGCGWSADYSSQSAAQLAARTHRCKVR, encoded by the coding sequence ATGCCTGCCCGCGACTTCTTCCACTCCGTGATGCGGATCGGCCCGGTGCAGATCGGCACCCACCGCGATCGCAACGGCACCACCAAGCACGCCGCCGTGTGCAGCTCGGACGGTTGCGGCTGGTCCGCCGACTACTCCAGCCAGTCCGCCGCCCAGCTCGCCGCCCGCACCCACCGCTGCAAGGTCCGCTAG
- a CDS encoding DUF2637 domain-containing protein, translating to MARLRVDAVLVQAVIAGALSFAHLHDLAAAAGQDGWKAWAYPVSVDLLLVAAWRRLRTDGPSRLAWCWFLIALVASLGANVATAGLLDLDDVPAWLRILVAAWPALAFMGGTLLAHSPTRQEPEAPAPSAPDPEHEPEPVTAAEPDPEPQAVAVPAAEEAPALPTAKPRPVVPVPAALVDHARKVAADHQHRTGSRIDTDTLRARLGVPPQLADAIAAQLT from the coding sequence ATGGCCCGCCTCCGCGTCGACGCCGTCCTGGTCCAGGCCGTCATCGCCGGGGCGCTGTCCTTCGCGCACCTGCACGACCTCGCCGCCGCTGCCGGACAGGACGGTTGGAAGGCCTGGGCCTACCCGGTCTCGGTCGACCTGCTCCTGGTCGCCGCCTGGCGTCGACTGCGCACGGACGGGCCGTCCCGGCTCGCCTGGTGCTGGTTCCTCATCGCCCTGGTCGCCTCGCTCGGCGCGAACGTCGCCACCGCCGGACTCCTCGACCTGGACGACGTCCCGGCCTGGCTGCGCATCCTCGTCGCCGCCTGGCCCGCCCTGGCCTTCATGGGTGGCACCCTCCTCGCCCACTCACCCACTCGGCAGGAGCCGGAAGCGCCGGCACCCTCCGCCCCGGACCCGGAGCATGAGCCCGAACCGGTCACCGCTGCTGAGCCGGACCCGGAACCTCAAGCCGTAGCGGTCCCGGCGGCCGAGGAAGCCCCGGCCCTGCCCACCGCGAAGCCCCGTCCGGTGGTGCCGGTCCCGGCCGCGCTGGTCGACCACGCCCGCAAGGTCGCCGCCGACCACCAGCACCGCACCGGCTCCCGGATCGACACTGACACCCTCCGCGCCCGCCTCGGCGTCCCGCCCCAGCTCGCGGACGCCATCGCCGCCCAGCTCACCTGA
- a CDS encoding NUDIX domain-containing protein, whose protein sequence is MARVDYFNDPNAPKANSLVPSVTAVARNEAGEVLLIHKTDNDLWALPGGGVDLGESAPDAAVRETKEETGFDVEVTGLVGIYTNPGHVMAYDDGEVRQQFSICFQARITGGELRTSSESKEVAFVDPSKLDELNIHPSMRMRIEHGLADRAEPYIG, encoded by the coding sequence ATGGCCCGTGTCGACTACTTCAACGATCCCAACGCCCCGAAGGCGAACAGCCTCGTCCCCTCCGTGACCGCCGTTGCACGCAATGAGGCCGGAGAGGTCTTGCTGATTCACAAGACCGACAACGACCTCTGGGCCTTGCCCGGTGGCGGCGTCGACCTGGGCGAGTCGGCCCCAGACGCAGCCGTGCGCGAGACGAAGGAAGAGACCGGCTTCGACGTGGAGGTGACCGGCCTCGTCGGCATCTACACCAACCCAGGCCACGTCATGGCGTACGACGACGGCGAGGTCCGCCAGCAGTTCTCGATCTGCTTCCAGGCCCGCATCACCGGCGGCGAGCTGCGGACGAGCAGTGAGAGCAAGGAAGTGGCCTTCGTAGACCCGAGCAAGCTGGACGAGCTGAACATCCACCCGTCGATGCGCATGAGGATCGAGCACGGCCTGGCCGACCGGGCGGAGCCCTACATCGGCTGA
- a CDS encoding XRE family transcriptional regulator, translating into MANERLRAAISAKGETIQSVAEHVGVDPKSVERWITTGRTPHRGHRWKAASFLGVDEVYVWPSVEKQAEKASTSELITYYPHRGAVPAPLWSSLIEKATDQVDILVYAGLFLFDSNPDLPDQLAEKAKAGAQVRILLGDPDSEAVRQRGEEEGIGGDLAARARITRRYLEPAMSTPGVEVRLHDTILYNSIYRFDEDVLVNPHVLGAPAGQNPVMHFRYLPGARTFRHYMRSFDYAWERGREA; encoded by the coding sequence ATGGCGAACGAGCGTCTGCGCGCGGCGATTTCAGCGAAGGGCGAGACGATCCAGTCCGTTGCCGAGCACGTCGGAGTGGACCCCAAGAGCGTCGAGCGGTGGATCACCACCGGCCGCACTCCGCACCGCGGGCACCGCTGGAAGGCGGCGAGCTTCCTCGGGGTCGACGAGGTCTACGTCTGGCCGTCCGTGGAGAAGCAGGCGGAGAAGGCCAGTACGTCCGAGCTGATCACGTACTACCCGCACCGTGGCGCGGTGCCCGCCCCTCTCTGGTCATCCCTGATCGAGAAGGCGACGGACCAGGTCGACATCCTCGTGTACGCCGGACTCTTCCTCTTCGACAGCAACCCGGACCTGCCCGACCAACTGGCCGAGAAGGCGAAGGCCGGCGCCCAGGTCCGCATCCTGCTCGGCGATCCCGACTCCGAAGCGGTCCGCCAGCGCGGCGAAGAGGAGGGCATCGGCGGTGACCTGGCCGCACGTGCCCGGATCACCCGGCGCTACCTCGAGCCCGCCATGTCGACGCCCGGCGTCGAAGTCCGGCTGCACGACACGATCCTCTACAACTCGATCTACCGGTTCGACGAGGACGTTCTCGTGAACCCGCACGTCCTCGGAGCTCCCGCCGGCCAGAACCCGGTGATGCACTTCCGGTACCTCCCCGGAGCGCGAACCTTCCGGCACTACATGCGGAGCTTCGACTATGCATGGGAGCGGGGCCGGGAGGCGTAA
- a CDS encoding HDIG domain-containing metalloprotein — protein MPSALDTPQGAAELAESLLPPLGNRWLHTQAVAARAREASAAVSEADRDLLVAAAWLHDIGYAPELRDTGFHPLDGARHLESLGAPARLVRLVAHHSGAVYEAEQRGLSAELAVYEREDSPVLDALIFADMTTGPAGQSFDFDTRIDEILVRYEPGSEVHNAISKARPYLRDAVERTRDRMAHQPM, from the coding sequence ATGCCTTCTGCACTGGACACGCCCCAGGGAGCGGCCGAACTCGCCGAGTCCCTGCTCCCTCCGCTCGGGAACCGCTGGCTGCACACTCAGGCCGTGGCCGCTCGGGCGCGCGAGGCTTCCGCGGCTGTGTCCGAGGCGGACCGGGATCTCCTCGTCGCTGCCGCGTGGCTGCATGACATCGGCTACGCCCCCGAGCTGCGTGACACCGGCTTCCATCCCCTCGATGGTGCTCGGCACCTCGAATCGCTGGGTGCGCCGGCGCGCCTGGTGCGGCTGGTCGCTCACCACTCCGGAGCCGTGTACGAGGCGGAGCAGCGCGGGCTCTCGGCGGAGCTGGCCGTCTATGAGCGGGAAGACTCGCCGGTCCTCGACGCCTTGATCTTCGCTGACATGACGACCGGCCCCGCCGGGCAGTCCTTCGACTTCGACACCCGGATTGACGAGATCCTGGTCCGTTACGAGCCGGGCAGCGAGGTACACAACGCGATCAGCAAGGCACGGCCGTATCTCCGGGACGCTGTCGAGCGGACTCGCGACCGCATGGCGCATCAGCCGATGTAG
- a CDS encoding transposase: protein MTGVITASESSWIAPFTGLSPRTFVKLVVQLRREGADAQVRGRPWKLSLEDRVLLVAAYWRTNLTMRQLAPLFGVSKSAADRVIRDLGPKLALRPRQRFAKDAVLIVDGTLVPTRDHKVAEQPKNYRYSTNHQVVIDADTRLVVVVGQPLPGNRNDCRAWAESGAQAAVGNTTTIADGGYPGTGLVMPHRRRKGEELPAWKQAHNKSHKQVRARVEHCFARMKTYKILRDCRLRGDGVHHAMLGIARLHNLTLAG, encoded by the coding sequence GTGACTGGTGTGATTACGGCGTCGGAATCATCCTGGATAGCCCCGTTCACGGGGCTGAGCCCACGGACATTCGTCAAGTTGGTGGTCCAGCTGCGCCGCGAGGGTGCCGATGCCCAGGTCCGTGGCCGGCCGTGGAAACTGTCGCTGGAGGACCGGGTGCTGCTGGTCGCGGCTTACTGGCGGACCAACCTGACGATGCGACAACTGGCACCGCTATTTGGGGTGTCGAAGTCGGCTGCCGACCGGGTGATCCGTGACCTCGGGCCGAAGCTCGCCCTGCGGCCCCGCCAGCGGTTCGCCAAGGATGCCGTGCTGATCGTGGACGGCACTCTGGTCCCCACCCGCGATCACAAGGTGGCCGAGCAGCCGAAGAACTATCGCTACTCCACCAACCATCAGGTAGTCATCGACGCCGACACCCGCCTGGTCGTGGTGGTCGGCCAGCCGCTGCCCGGCAACCGCAACGACTGCCGCGCTTGGGCCGAATCCGGCGCGCAGGCCGCCGTCGGCAACACCACGACCATCGCAGACGGCGGCTACCCCGGCACCGGACTGGTGATGCCGCACCGCCGCCGCAAGGGCGAAGAGCTACCCGCATGGAAACAGGCCCACAACAAATCCCACAAGCAAGTTCGGGCCCGCGTCGAGCACTGCTTCGCCCGCATGAAGACCTACAAGATCCTGCGCGACTGCCGCCTGCGCGGCGACGGCGTTCACCACGCCATGCTCGGCATCGCCCGCCTGCACAACCTCACCCTCGCCGGATAG
- a CDS encoding FtsK/SpoIIIE domain-containing protein, producing the protein MTWLIVALVLVVAAAGLLRWRRPAWYWLTFGVTLAALRVLVRYGSVMDACGLTVPAPCWRLALARMTNRPVPGPRAPRILRFRVTRTGLVLRLKLRPGQDAFDVAASCDRLRHSFAMYGVTSRELRSGVVELRMTGYDVLKRVQMPAVADTRPMRVPVALREDGAVHYRDYRAVPHALTLGATESGKSVYQRNLVAALAPQHVALVGIDCKQGVELFPLARRFSALADDPDTAAELLDALVSHMEDVYQLIRAEQRITADVPDAEIAADIWDLPEHLRPVPIVVLVDEVAELALFATKEEEKRRDRIITALARLAQLGRAAGIYLEICGQRFGSELGKGITMLRAQLTGRTAHRVNDESSANMALGDIAPDAVLAAIQIPTDTPGVAITGDSTGGWARIRAPHTSLRQAVNICNRHADLTPDLPALAPFRPALGTLTPVPAPAVESAPAAA; encoded by the coding sequence ATGACGTGGCTGATCGTCGCTCTGGTGCTGGTCGTCGCCGCCGCGGGTCTCCTGCGGTGGCGGCGCCCCGCCTGGTACTGGCTGACCTTCGGGGTCACCCTCGCCGCGCTGCGGGTCCTGGTCCGCTATGGCTCGGTCATGGACGCCTGCGGCCTCACCGTCCCGGCCCCTTGCTGGCGACTGGCGCTGGCCCGGATGACGAACCGCCCCGTTCCCGGACCCCGTGCCCCGCGCATCCTGCGGTTCCGAGTGACCCGGACCGGCCTGGTGCTCCGGCTCAAGCTCCGCCCCGGTCAGGACGCCTTCGACGTGGCCGCCTCATGTGATCGGCTACGACACTCGTTCGCCATGTACGGCGTGACTTCTCGTGAGCTGCGCTCGGGTGTGGTCGAGCTGCGCATGACCGGTTACGACGTGCTCAAGCGTGTGCAGATGCCTGCCGTGGCCGACACCCGACCGATGCGGGTCCCGGTTGCCCTGCGTGAAGACGGGGCCGTCCACTACCGCGACTACCGAGCCGTTCCGCACGCCCTCACCCTGGGGGCTACGGAGTCCGGGAAGTCAGTCTATCAGCGCAACCTCGTCGCCGCCCTCGCGCCGCAGCACGTCGCCTTGGTCGGCATCGACTGCAAGCAGGGTGTCGAGCTGTTCCCGCTGGCCCGCCGGTTCTCCGCACTCGCCGACGACCCCGACACCGCCGCTGAACTCCTCGACGCGCTGGTGTCCCACATGGAGGACGTCTACCAGCTCATCCGGGCCGAGCAGCGGATCACCGCTGACGTGCCGGATGCGGAGATCGCCGCCGACATCTGGGACCTGCCCGAACACCTGCGGCCGGTGCCCATCGTGGTCCTGGTCGACGAGGTCGCCGAACTCGCCCTCTTCGCGACCAAGGAGGAGGAGAAGCGGCGGGACCGCATCATCACTGCCCTGGCCCGGCTCGCCCAGCTCGGCCGCGCGGCCGGCATCTACCTGGAGATCTGCGGGCAGCGCTTCGGCTCCGAACTCGGCAAGGGCATCACCATGCTCCGCGCCCAGCTCACCGGCCGCACCGCCCACCGCGTCAACGACGAATCCTCGGCGAACATGGCCCTCGGCGACATCGCCCCGGACGCCGTCCTCGCCGCGATTCAGATCCCCACCGACACCCCCGGCGTCGCCATCACCGGCGACTCAACCGGCGGCTGGGCCCGCATCCGCGCCCCGCACACCTCGCTGCGGCAGGCCGTGAACATCTGCAACCGGCACGCCGACCTGACCCCGGACCTTCCCGCCCTCGCCCCGTTCCGGCCCGCGCTCGGCACCCTCACACCGGTTCCGGCCCCGGCAGTCGAGTCCGCCCCGGCCGCTGCCTGA